In a single window of the Streptomyces sp. NBC_00353 genome:
- a CDS encoding ABC transporter ATP-binding protein, with product MSSHEPSTTPSPRLSAAPLPVDAPVLELRALTRTHGTGIAEVHALRGINLSVHTGELVAVMGPSGSGKSTLLTLAGGLDTATGGQVIIEGQDISTLGRKGVAALRRRSVGYVFQDYNLIPALTAAENISLPRELDGVSVRKARKEARAALEEMNLLQIADRFPDEMSGGQQQRVAIARALVGDRRLVLADEPTGALDSETGEAVLALLRNRCDQGAAGVMVTHEPRYAAWADRVVFLRDGSIVDQTLTADADSLLAAEGAK from the coding sequence ATGTCCTCGCACGAACCGTCCACAACCCCGTCGCCCCGGCTGTCCGCCGCGCCCCTGCCGGTCGACGCTCCCGTGCTCGAACTCCGCGCCCTCACGCGTACCCACGGAACCGGCATCGCCGAGGTGCACGCCCTGCGCGGCATCAATCTCTCGGTGCACACCGGTGAACTCGTCGCCGTGATGGGCCCGTCCGGCTCCGGCAAGTCCACCCTGCTCACCCTGGCCGGTGGTCTCGACACCGCGACCGGCGGCCAGGTGATCATCGAGGGTCAGGACATCTCCACCCTCGGCCGCAAGGGCGTCGCGGCCCTGCGCCGGCGCAGCGTCGGCTATGTCTTCCAGGACTACAACCTGATCCCGGCGCTGACCGCGGCCGAGAACATCTCCCTGCCGCGCGAGCTCGACGGGGTCTCCGTGCGCAAGGCACGCAAGGAGGCGCGGGCCGCGCTGGAGGAGATGAACCTCCTGCAGATCGCCGACCGGTTCCCCGACGAGATGTCCGGCGGTCAGCAGCAGCGGGTCGCGATCGCCCGCGCGCTGGTGGGGGACCGGCGCCTGGTGCTCGCCGACGAACCGACCGGGGCGCTCGACTCCGAAACCGGTGAGGCCGTCCTCGCCCTGCTGCGCAACCGGTGCGACCAGGGTGCGGCCGGGGTGATGGTGACGCATGAACCGCGGTACGCCGCCTGGGCGGACCGGGTCGTGTTCCTCCGGGACGGCTCGATCGTCGACCAGACACTGACCGCCGATGCCGACTCGCTGCTCGCCGCCGAGGGCGCCAAGTGA
- a CDS encoding FtsX-like permease family protein: MSVFTGWRAALRIARRDAMRAKGRSALVVAMIALPVLGVTAADVTYRSVEPTRAEKLMASMGSADALFSDPGMGAGAIQQMPDGQSYGPASEDIARPADEPVPPIDIKAALPEGAHAISIQSAPATVTTKYGITTADIVEFRTSDPMARGKVTLVRGAFPHGDGEMAATEPFLAKSGLHVGSRTTLHGAERTYTITGVVEQPDDLKSAALYAEPGAVIAPWTNRAEHDKKVLPPNADSKDWLVRGAEGAGVSWSDVLAANARGVLVVSRQVVIDPPPDSEVPMARSMNGGSYGGSEELSAALITVVAMAVLELVLLAGPAFAVGARRSRRQLGLVGTCGGDRRHVRAVVLSGGLVLGGVGAVAGVASGFALTAVFRPMIEGWAGNRFGSLAVHPSELLIIAVIGLVTGLLAALVPAIVASRQSVLESLSGRRGIRRSSRVLPVLGSITLLIGIAVSVYGGTSGNSTLVAGGSVVAELGLLGCIPVIVGFLGRLGRRLPLSPRMALRDAARNRGRTAPAVAAVMAAVAGSVAIATYMSSGQAESEFEYTASLTPGTVALVASDDKAADRLPLARAAVERNLAVTGGHADVGRFWAGSDCNIYYEEGDSCGSVELIKPAGKGHSCPLVGKGAKKLAASLSAEEHRKLMRSPACLDELMYASPFIGMADGVVLGDAKFLSTYVKLRDPAAAKALEAGTPVLLNPAYAKNGEVTLKAVHRYSDRDKNRKLHPGKAETRTDRLKVYQAPEQYATTPGVRMILPLQTAKQLGLHTEMNGSVYAVAHEPTDSEEQRVSAAVEVAGGGIYLQSERGPSGRQDTILLFLSLFAGVVTLGAAAIATGLAKADAEADLTTLSAVGAPPRVRRTLSGFQCLVVALTGVLLGTAAGLVPAVALRLIDLRAAVKNMRMQPMESAYTPIVLPWATIGLLAVVVPLLAGLGAAAFTRSRQTVARRAG, translated from the coding sequence GTGAGCGTGTTCACGGGCTGGCGTGCCGCCCTCCGGATCGCCCGGCGCGACGCCATGCGGGCCAAGGGCCGCAGCGCACTGGTTGTCGCGATGATCGCGCTGCCGGTGCTCGGGGTGACGGCCGCCGATGTGACGTACCGCAGTGTGGAGCCGACCCGGGCCGAGAAGCTGATGGCCTCGATGGGCTCCGCGGACGCGCTGTTCAGCGATCCGGGGATGGGGGCGGGCGCGATCCAGCAGATGCCCGACGGGCAGTCGTACGGCCCGGCTTCGGAGGACATCGCGCGGCCGGCCGACGAACCCGTTCCGCCGATAGACATAAAGGCCGCGCTCCCCGAAGGTGCGCACGCGATCAGCATCCAGTCCGCCCCGGCCACCGTCACCACCAAGTACGGCATCACCACCGCCGACATCGTCGAGTTCCGGACGTCGGACCCGATGGCCCGCGGCAAGGTCACCCTCGTGCGGGGCGCCTTCCCGCACGGCGACGGCGAGATGGCAGCCACCGAGCCGTTCCTGGCCAAGTCGGGGCTGCACGTCGGTTCGCGCACCACTCTGCACGGCGCCGAGCGCACGTACACCATCACCGGTGTCGTGGAACAGCCCGACGACCTCAAGTCCGCGGCGCTGTACGCCGAGCCGGGGGCGGTCATCGCCCCGTGGACGAACAGGGCCGAGCACGACAAGAAGGTGCTGCCGCCGAACGCCGACTCCAAGGACTGGCTGGTCAGGGGAGCCGAGGGAGCCGGCGTGAGCTGGTCCGACGTGCTCGCCGCCAACGCGCGGGGCGTCCTCGTCGTGTCCCGGCAGGTCGTCATCGACCCGCCGCCGGACTCCGAGGTCCCGATGGCCCGGTCCATGAACGGCGGCTCGTACGGCGGTTCCGAGGAGCTCAGCGCGGCGCTGATCACCGTGGTCGCCATGGCCGTCCTGGAGCTCGTACTGCTCGCCGGACCGGCCTTCGCGGTCGGCGCCCGCCGCTCCCGTCGCCAGCTCGGCCTCGTCGGTACGTGCGGTGGAGACCGGCGCCATGTCCGGGCCGTGGTGCTCTCCGGCGGGCTGGTGCTCGGCGGCGTCGGTGCCGTGGCCGGTGTCGCGTCCGGATTCGCGCTCACGGCGGTGTTCCGCCCGATGATCGAGGGCTGGGCCGGAAACCGCTTCGGATCGCTGGCTGTGCACCCGTCGGAGCTGCTGATCATTGCCGTGATCGGTCTGGTCACCGGTCTGCTGGCAGCGCTCGTACCCGCGATCGTGGCGAGCCGGCAGTCCGTGCTGGAATCGCTCAGCGGCCGCCGCGGAATCCGCCGCAGCTCCCGGGTACTGCCGGTGCTGGGCTCCATCACCCTGCTGATCGGCATCGCGGTCTCGGTCTACGGCGGCACCAGCGGCAACTCGACACTGGTCGCCGGCGGGTCGGTCGTCGCCGAACTCGGCCTGCTCGGCTGCATCCCGGTGATCGTCGGCTTCCTCGGACGGCTCGGCCGCAGGCTGCCACTCTCCCCGCGGATGGCGTTGCGCGACGCGGCCCGCAACCGAGGGCGTACGGCCCCCGCGGTCGCGGCCGTGATGGCAGCCGTCGCGGGTTCGGTGGCCATCGCCACCTACATGTCCAGCGGCCAGGCCGAGTCGGAGTTCGAGTACACCGCGAGCCTCACCCCGGGCACGGTCGCGCTCGTCGCCTCCGACGACAAGGCGGCCGACCGGCTCCCGCTCGCCCGCGCCGCCGTCGAACGCAACCTCGCCGTCACCGGTGGACACGCCGACGTCGGCCGGTTCTGGGCGGGCAGCGACTGCAACATCTACTACGAGGAGGGGGACAGCTGCGGTTCGGTCGAGCTGATCAAGCCCGCCGGCAAGGGCCACTCCTGCCCGCTCGTCGGCAAGGGAGCCAAAAAACTCGCGGCGAGTCTCTCCGCCGAAGAGCACAGGAAGCTGATGCGGTCCCCCGCCTGCCTGGACGAGCTCATGTACGCGAGCCCGTTCATCGGCATGGCGGACGGCGTCGTCCTGGGCGACGCCAAGTTCCTCTCCACCTATGTGAAGCTCCGGGACCCCGCGGCCGCCAAGGCCCTGGAGGCCGGCACACCCGTGCTGCTCAACCCGGCGTACGCGAAGAACGGCGAGGTCACCCTCAAGGCCGTCCACAGGTACAGCGACCGCGACAAGAACCGCAAGCTGCACCCGGGCAAGGCCGAGACCCGTACCGACCGGCTGAAGGTGTATCAGGCACCCGAGCAGTACGCCACCACACCCGGGGTCCGCATGATCCTGCCCCTGCAGACAGCGAAACAGCTCGGTCTGCACACCGAGATGAACGGCAGTGTCTACGCGGTCGCCCATGAGCCGACGGACAGCGAGGAGCAGCGGGTCTCGGCGGCGGTCGAAGTGGCCGGCGGCGGAATCTATCTCCAGTCGGAGAGGGGACCGTCCGGGCGGCAGGACACGATCCTGCTGTTCCTCTCCCTGTTCGCCGGTGTGGTGACCCTGGGCGCGGCCGCGATCGCGACCGGTCTCGCCAAGGCCGACGCGGAGGCGGACCTCACCACGCTCAGCGCGGTGGGCGCACCCCCACGCGTACGGCGCACCCTCTCCGGTTTCCAGTGCCTGGTCGTCGCGCTCACCGGCGTCCTGCTCGGCACGGCAGCCGGTCTGGTGCCCGCGGTGGCGCTCCGGCTCATCGATCTGCGTGCGGCCGTGAAGAACATGCGGATGCAGCCGATGGAGTCCGCATACACGCCGATCGTGCTGCCGTGGGCGACCATCGGGTTGCTGGCCGTGGTGGTGCCGCTACTGGCCGGGCTGGGTGCGGCGGCGTTCACCCGCTCACGGCAGACCGTGGCGCGCCGGGCCGGGTGA
- a CDS encoding bacterial proteasome activator family protein, translating into MEMPRNERSHEHPQVLVVGQDGMAIGGGGGTDDESREVPVTEMVEQPAKVMRIGSMIKQLLEEVRAAPLDEASRVRLKEIHASSVKELEDGLAPELVEELERLSLPFTEESVPSEAELRIAQAQLVGWLEGLFHGIQTALFAQQMAARAQLEQMRRALPPGSGHEDDDGSDPHGAIRSGPYL; encoded by the coding sequence ATGGAGATGCCGAGGAATGAACGGTCGCACGAGCACCCCCAAGTCCTCGTAGTGGGACAGGACGGCATGGCGATCGGCGGCGGCGGTGGCACTGACGACGAATCGCGTGAGGTCCCGGTGACAGAAATGGTCGAACAGCCCGCGAAGGTCATGCGCATCGGCAGCATGATCAAGCAGCTCCTGGAAGAGGTCAGGGCGGCTCCTCTCGACGAGGCGAGCCGGGTCCGGCTCAAGGAGATCCACGCAAGCTCCGTCAAGGAGCTGGAGGACGGCCTCGCGCCGGAGCTGGTGGAGGAGCTCGAACGGCTCTCCCTGCCGTTCACGGAGGAGTCGGTCCCCTCCGAAGCGGAACTCCGGATTGCGCAGGCCCAGTTGGTGGGCTGGCTGGAGGGTCTCTTCCACGGCATCCAGACGGCACTGTTCGCCCAGCAGATGGCGGCCCGCGCGCAGTTGGAACAGATGCGCCGCGCGCTTCCGCCGGGCAGCGGTCACGAGGACGACGACGGCTCGGACCCGCACGGGGCGATCCGGTCGGGCCCGTACCTGTAA
- a CDS encoding NAD(P)H-quinone oxidoreductase: MHAITIPAPGGPEALVWAEVPDPVPGEGEVLVEVVSSAVNRADVLQRQGFYNPPPGASPYPGLECAGRIAEVGPGVTGWSVGDEVCALLAGGGYAEKVAVPAGQLLPVPDGVDPAMAAALPEVTATVWSNVFMVAHLRPGETLLVHGGSSGIGTMAIQLAKAVGARVAVTAGGPEKLARCAELGADILIDYREQDFVEELSKATDGAGADVILDIVGAKYLDRNVKALAVNGRLAIIGLQGGVKGDLNLSALLNKRAAITATSLRGRPLAEKAAIVAAVREHVWPLIGSGVVRPIVDRTLPMPDAAEAHRVLESSTHIGKVLLATPAA; the protein is encoded by the coding sequence ATGCATGCGATCACAATCCCCGCACCCGGTGGCCCCGAGGCGCTCGTCTGGGCCGAGGTCCCCGATCCCGTACCCGGCGAGGGCGAGGTTCTCGTCGAGGTCGTGTCCAGCGCGGTCAACCGCGCCGATGTTCTGCAGCGGCAGGGCTTCTACAACCCACCGCCCGGCGCGTCCCCGTATCCCGGTCTGGAGTGCGCCGGCCGGATCGCGGAGGTCGGCCCCGGTGTCACCGGCTGGTCGGTCGGCGACGAGGTGTGTGCGCTGCTCGCGGGCGGCGGTTACGCGGAGAAGGTCGCCGTACCTGCCGGGCAACTGCTGCCCGTGCCGGACGGCGTCGATCCGGCGATGGCCGCGGCGCTGCCCGAGGTGACAGCCACGGTCTGGTCGAACGTGTTCATGGTGGCCCATCTGCGCCCCGGCGAGACGCTGTTGGTGCACGGAGGCTCCAGCGGTATCGGCACGATGGCGATCCAGCTCGCCAAGGCCGTGGGCGCACGGGTCGCGGTGACCGCGGGCGGCCCCGAGAAGCTGGCGCGGTGCGCGGAGCTCGGAGCCGACATCCTGATCGACTACCGGGAGCAGGACTTCGTCGAGGAGCTGAGCAAGGCGACGGACGGGGCGGGCGCGGACGTCATCCTCGACATCGTCGGTGCGAAGTATCTGGACCGGAATGTGAAGGCGCTCGCCGTCAACGGCAGGCTCGCCATCATCGGCCTCCAGGGTGGCGTCAAGGGCGATCTCAATCTGAGCGCTCTGCTGAACAAGCGCGCGGCGATCACGGCAACGTCCCTGCGCGGGCGTCCGCTCGCCGAGAAGGCCGCCATCGTCGCCGCCGTGCGAGAGCATGTGTGGCCGCTGATCGGCAGTGGCGTGGTCCGGCCGATCGTGGACCGTACGCTGCCGATGCCGGACGCAGCGGAGGCCCACCGGGTGCTGGAGTCCAGCACCCACATCGGCAAGGTGCTCCTGGCCACGCCGGCGGCCTGA
- a CDS encoding potassium channel family protein: MGLGDAVDGRVFHVKLPGHDAMARRVDEHLVPTRILLPRRVVDRPLRQVAKRLLMAILVLAATVLIVWLDRSGYHDAADGSVDLLDAVYYSTVTLSTTGYGDITPYSDTARLTNVLLVTPLRVLFLIILVGTTLEVLTERTREDFRLNRWRTNLRDHTVVVGFGTKGRSAIQTLCATGLKKEQIVIVDPATKVIESANAEGFVGVAGDATRSDVLLRAEIQKARQVIIATQRDDTAVLVTLTARQLNRGAKIVAAVREEENAPLLRQSGADAVITSASAAGRLLGLSVLSPSAGTVMEDLIQQGTGLDLVERPVIKAEVGKSVRETDDLVVSVLRGHRLIGYDDPAASPLQLTDRLITIVRVSGGGTPLNAPRQQGA; the protein is encoded by the coding sequence GTGGGCCTCGGCGACGCCGTGGACGGAAGGGTGTTTCACGTGAAACTTCCCGGCCACGATGCGATGGCCCGGCGGGTCGACGAGCACCTTGTGCCCACCCGGATCCTGCTTCCGCGCCGAGTCGTCGACCGGCCTCTCCGGCAGGTCGCCAAGCGGCTGTTGATGGCGATACTGGTCCTGGCCGCCACGGTGCTGATCGTCTGGCTCGACCGTTCCGGCTATCACGACGCTGCCGATGGCTCGGTGGATCTGCTGGACGCCGTCTACTACTCGACGGTCACCCTCTCCACCACCGGGTACGGCGACATCACCCCGTACAGCGACACCGCACGGCTGACCAATGTGCTGCTCGTGACACCGTTGCGCGTGCTCTTCCTGATCATTCTGGTCGGCACCACCCTGGAGGTCCTGACGGAGCGGACCCGGGAGGACTTCCGGCTGAACCGTTGGAGAACCAACTTGCGTGACCACACAGTTGTCGTCGGCTTCGGCACCAAGGGACGGTCGGCGATCCAGACGCTCTGTGCCACCGGTCTGAAGAAGGAACAGATCGTGATCGTCGACCCGGCGACCAAGGTGATCGAGTCGGCCAACGCCGAGGGGTTCGTGGGTGTCGCCGGCGATGCGACGCGCAGCGATGTTCTGTTGCGTGCCGAGATCCAGAAGGCGCGGCAGGTCATCATCGCCACTCAGCGGGACGACACGGCGGTGCTGGTCACGCTGACCGCGCGGCAGCTCAATCGCGGCGCGAAGATCGTCGCTGCGGTCCGCGAGGAGGAGAACGCTCCGCTGCTGCGGCAGTCCGGCGCCGACGCCGTGATCACCAGTGCCAGTGCGGCAGGCCGGCTGCTCGGTCTCTCCGTCCTCAGTCCCAGTGCGGGCACGGTGATGGAGGATCTCATCCAGCAGGGCACCGGCCTCGATCTTGTCGAACGGCCGGTGATAAAGGCCGAGGTCGGCAAGAGCGTCCGGGAGACCGACGATCTGGTCGTGAGTGTGCTGCGCGGCCACCGGCTGATCGGTTACGACGATCCGGCGGCCAGTCCGCTGCAGTTGACGGACCGCCTGATCACGATCGTGCGTGTCTCGGGCGGCGGCACGCCATTGAATGCGCCGCGCCAGCAAGGGGCGTGA
- a CDS encoding molybdopterin molybdotransferase MoeA — translation MVAGQSSREPRFVAQSQPQVGASAQSPRQSAGHSSGQSSEHTPGPSTGSSGGSPHQSSDHSSGHSAAPSPGHSPDQKPGNSPGKGSGQAPARDRRRQATDWREARALAARAGRGAAPRTQRLPLDRTLGHVLAEPLAALTDLPSFDTSAMDGWVVAGPGPWALGRGEGGSGELGILAGHSTPVPLPDGDGVRIATGARIPANATAVIRSEHAHVDEAKGLLYAQRHVVPGQDIRPRGQECRSGDQLLPAGTLVTPAVLGLSAAAGYDELVTVPRPRVDVLVLGDELLTAGLPHDGLIRDALGPMIGPWLRALGAEVSAPRRLGDDAEALQHALTTSDADLVITTGGTAAGPVDHVHPVLAKIGAGLLVDGVAVRPGHPMLLARLPSGGPYLVGLPGNPLAAVSGLLTLAEPLLRGLGGRAPEEPYRVVVRDEVHGHPHDTRLVPVVHRVRSTEGAGSGAGAGVEQVVPLHYNGPAMLRGIAAADGLAVVPPGGVRSGTEVEILDLPWASATPWTEGCFT, via the coding sequence CTGGTTGCGGGACAGTCTTCGCGTGAGCCTCGATTCGTGGCTCAGTCGCAGCCCCAGGTCGGGGCCTCGGCGCAGAGCCCTCGGCAGAGCGCTGGTCACAGTTCCGGCCAGAGCTCCGAACACACACCTGGCCCCAGCACCGGCAGTTCCGGGGGCAGTCCGCACCAGAGTTCTGACCACAGTTCTGGTCACAGCGCCGCCCCGAGCCCCGGTCACAGCCCTGATCAGAAGCCAGGCAACAGCCCTGGCAAAGGTTCCGGTCAGGCCCCCGCTCGCGACCGGCGCAGACAGGCCACCGACTGGCGTGAGGCTCGTGCTCTTGCCGCGCGGGCCGGGCGCGGCGCCGCCCCCCGTACCCAGCGGCTTCCCCTCGACCGGACTCTCGGACACGTGCTGGCCGAACCCCTGGCCGCGCTGACGGATCTGCCGTCGTTCGATACGTCCGCCATGGACGGCTGGGTCGTCGCCGGACCCGGCCCCTGGGCTCTCGGCAGGGGCGAAGGCGGGAGCGGAGAGCTTGGCATCCTCGCCGGGCACAGCACGCCGGTCCCGCTTCCCGACGGTGATGGCGTACGGATTGCCACGGGCGCCCGCATCCCGGCGAACGCCACTGCCGTGATCCGGAGCGAGCACGCCCATGTGGACGAGGCCAAGGGGCTGTTGTACGCACAACGGCACGTGGTCCCCGGGCAGGACATCCGGCCGCGCGGCCAGGAGTGCCGTTCCGGCGATCAACTGCTGCCCGCCGGAACCCTGGTGACGCCCGCTGTCCTCGGTCTGTCCGCCGCTGCCGGGTACGACGAGTTGGTGACGGTGCCCCGCCCGCGTGTCGACGTCCTCGTCCTCGGGGACGAACTGCTCACCGCCGGTCTGCCGCACGACGGGCTGATCCGGGATGCTCTGGGACCCATGATCGGACCCTGGCTGCGGGCTCTGGGCGCCGAGGTCTCCGCCCCCCGCCGTCTCGGCGACGACGCGGAGGCTCTCCAGCACGCCCTCACCACCTCCGACGCGGACCTTGTCATCACCACCGGGGGCACCGCGGCGGGTCCGGTCGACCATGTCCACCCGGTCCTCGCCAAGATCGGCGCCGGGCTGCTGGTCGACGGCGTGGCCGTACGCCCCGGCCACCCGATGCTGCTGGCCCGGCTGCCCTCCGGTGGCCCGTATCTCGTCGGACTGCCCGGCAACCCGCTCGCTGCCGTCTCCGGTCTCCTCACGCTCGCCGAGCCTCTCCTGCGCGGGCTGGGTGGCCGCGCACCGGAGGAGCCGTACCGGGTCGTCGTGCGCGACGAGGTGCACGGCCATCCGCACGACACCCGCTTGGTACCCGTCGTCCATCGGGTCAGATCGACAGAGGGTGCGGGCAGCGGGGCCGGTGCCGGCGTCGAGCAGGTCGTTCCTCTGCACTACAACGGGCCGGCCATGCTCCGCGGGATCGCCGCCGCCGACGGGCTGGCCGTCGTACCACCGGGCGGGGTACGGTCCGGCACCGAGGTGGAGATCCTCGATCTGCCGTGGGCCTCGGCGACGCCGTGGACGGAAGGGTGTTTCACGTGA
- a CDS encoding NTP transferase domain-containing protein: MTAYDAIVLAGGAAKRLGGADKPAVRVGGRALLDRVLAACADAAATVVVGGRRPTTRAVTWTREEPQGGGPLAALGAGVRHTSAERVLVLSADLPFLRESTVEALLAAAGHGDRDGALCVDQDGRDQPLVAVYRAEPLRRELALLATEHGGLAGLPLRLLTHELDLARVEAGPLASFDCDTWEDIAAARARIREHGTVLDEWITAVKNELGIELDVDTGVLLDLARDAAHGVARPAAPLTTFLVGYAAAKASDGGGGPEAVAEAARKAAALALRWADENETP; the protein is encoded by the coding sequence ATGACCGCGTATGACGCCATCGTTCTTGCCGGAGGGGCCGCCAAGCGCCTCGGGGGTGCCGACAAGCCGGCCGTTCGGGTCGGTGGCCGGGCACTGCTCGACCGGGTGCTCGCCGCCTGCGCCGATGCCGCTGCCACCGTCGTGGTGGGCGGTCGGCGGCCCACCACGCGCGCTGTGACCTGGACACGCGAAGAGCCCCAGGGCGGGGGCCCGTTGGCGGCACTCGGCGCCGGGGTACGGCATACGAGCGCGGAGCGCGTGCTCGTACTCTCCGCCGACCTCCCGTTCCTGAGGGAGAGCACGGTCGAGGCGCTGCTGGCCGCCGCCGGGCACGGGGACCGCGACGGGGCCCTGTGCGTCGATCAGGACGGCCGGGACCAGCCCTTGGTCGCGGTCTACCGCGCCGAACCGCTCCGCCGCGAGCTGGCGCTGCTCGCCACCGAGCACGGCGGTCTGGCCGGACTGCCGCTGCGGTTGCTGACACACGAACTGGACCTCGCCCGCGTCGAGGCGGGTCCGCTCGCCTCGTTCGACTGCGACACCTGGGAAGACATTGCCGCAGCCCGGGCCCGTATCAGAGAGCATGGAACCGTGCTGGACGAATGGATCACCGCAGTCAAGAACGAACTGGGCATCGAACTCGACGTCGACACCGGCGTCCTGCTCGACCTCGCCCGCGATGCCGCCCACGGTGTCGCCCGGCCCGCCGCGCCCCTGACGACGTTTCTGGTCGGGTACGCGGCGGCGAAGGCGAGCGACGGCGGGGGCGGACCCGAGGCGGTGGCCGAGGCTGCTCGCAAGGCGGCCGCGCTCGCCCTCCGCTGGGCGGACGAGAACGAGACGCCATGA
- a CDS encoding dihydrolipoamide acetyltransferase family protein — MPQVLEFKLPDLGEGLTEAEIVRWLVEVGDVVAIDQPVVEVETAKAMVEVPCPYGGVVTARFGDEGTELPVGAPLLTVAVGSTEGDLPGDLSGKGAAGAESSGNVLVGYGTGAPAARRRRVRPEAIAAAAGPAAEPGPVPVMAPAPAQGPVPAPVPVEASGPVAVVSPLVRRLARQHDLDLRQLTGSGRDGLILRSDVESAIKAAANGTAVAPPVPVRVSPSASGPAPVSASAAGERIPLRGVRGAVADKLARSRREIPDATCWVDADATELMAARAAMNGAGGPTTAGPKVSVLALLARICTAALARFPELNSTVDLEAREIVRLPAVHLGFAAQTERGLVVPVVRDAQSRNAESIGAEIGRLTEAARTGTLTPADLTGGTFTLNNYGVFGVDGSTPIINHPEAAMLGVGRIVPKPWVHRGELAVRQVVQLSLTFDHRVCDGGTAGGFLRYVADCVEQPALLLRTL, encoded by the coding sequence ATGCCACAGGTGCTCGAATTCAAGCTGCCCGACCTCGGCGAGGGCCTGACCGAGGCGGAGATCGTCCGCTGGCTGGTGGAGGTCGGCGATGTGGTCGCCATCGACCAGCCGGTCGTCGAGGTCGAGACGGCCAAGGCGATGGTGGAGGTGCCATGTCCGTACGGGGGTGTGGTGACCGCCCGCTTCGGCGACGAGGGTACGGAACTTCCGGTCGGTGCACCGTTGTTGACGGTGGCCGTGGGGTCCACGGAAGGCGACCTTCCCGGGGATCTCTCCGGCAAGGGCGCCGCGGGGGCCGAGTCGTCCGGCAATGTGCTGGTGGGATACGGGACGGGAGCGCCGGCGGCACGACGTCGGCGGGTGCGGCCCGAGGCGATTGCGGCTGCCGCGGGGCCGGCGGCGGAGCCGGGACCGGTGCCTGTGATGGCTCCTGCTCCGGCGCAGGGACCGGTCCCTGCGCCGGTTCCCGTTGAGGCGTCGGGGCCCGTGGCGGTCGTCTCTCCGTTGGTACGGAGGCTGGCGCGGCAGCACGATCTCGATCTGCGGCAGTTGACGGGGTCGGGCCGCGACGGGCTGATTCTGCGGTCTGATGTCGAATCGGCGATCAAGGCTGCGGCGAACGGGACGGCGGTGGCGCCGCCGGTACCGGTCCGGGTGTCGCCCTCTGCCTCGGGGCCGGCCCCGGTGTCGGCTTCGGCTGCCGGGGAGCGGATTCCGTTGCGCGGTGTACGGGGCGCGGTCGCCGACAAGCTGGCGCGCAGTCGGCGCGAAATTCCCGATGCCACGTGCTGGGTCGACGCGGATGCCACCGAGCTGATGGCTGCCAGAGCCGCGATGAACGGCGCCGGTGGTCCGACGACCGCGGGGCCCAAGGTGTCGGTGCTCGCCCTGCTGGCCCGTATCTGCACGGCGGCCCTGGCCCGGTTCCCCGAGCTCAACTCGACGGTGGACCTGGAGGCCCGGGAGATCGTGCGGCTGCCCGCCGTTCATCTCGGCTTCGCGGCCCAGACGGAGCGAGGGCTGGTCGTCCCTGTCGTACGGGATGCGCAGTCCCGTAACGCGGAGTCGATCGGCGCCGAGATCGGTCGGCTGACCGAGGCGGCCCGGACGGGCACGCTGACCCCGGCTGATCTGACCGGCGGCACTTTCACGCTGAACAACTACGGGGTGTTCGGGGTCGACGGGTCGACGCCGATCATCAACCACCCCGAGGCGGCGATGCTGGGTGTCGGCCGGATCGTGCCCAAGCCGTGGGTGCACCGGGGGGAGCTGGCCGTGCGCCAGGTCGTCCAGCTCTCGCTGACCTTCGACCACCGGGTCTGCGACGGCGGCACGGCGGGCGGCTTCCTGCGATACGTGGCCGACTGCGTGGAACAACCGGCGCTGTTGCTGCGCACGTTGTAG